A genomic window from Clostridium aceticum includes:
- the tadA gene encoding tRNA adenosine(34) deaminase TadA: protein MDEYYMRLALEEAKKAYDKGEVPIGAVVVRKGEVIATGYNLRETLKESIAHAEIIAIKEACKKAGGWRLTESTIYVTIEPCPMCAGAILQSRIDRVVIGAMDPKAGACGSIVNLLDNKAFNHQSEVVIGVLKEECSSIMKTFFKTLRKK, encoded by the coding sequence GTGGATGAGTATTATATGAGACTAGCTCTTGAAGAAGCTAAGAAAGCCTACGACAAAGGGGAAGTACCTATTGGTGCTGTTGTTGTAAGAAAAGGTGAAGTGATTGCCACAGGCTACAATTTGAGAGAAACGCTAAAAGAATCTATTGCCCATGCAGAAATAATTGCCATCAAAGAGGCTTGTAAAAAAGCTGGAGGGTGGAGGTTGACAGAGAGTACGATTTATGTTACAATAGAACCCTGTCCCATGTGTGCAGGTGCTATATTGCAAAGCAGAATTGACAGAGTTGTCATTGGAGCGATGGACCCTAAAGCAGGAGCTTGCGGATCTATAGTAAATCTTTTAGATAATAAAGCTTTTAATCACCAATCAGAAGTAGTAATAGGAGTACTAAAAGAAGAATGTTCTAGTATAATGAAGACATTTTTTAAAACCTTAAGAAAAAAATAA
- the yedF gene encoding sulfurtransferase-like selenium metabolism protein YedF: MFKEVDARGMNCPLPVINTKKALESIDTGKITTIVDNEVAKENISKLAKSLDLKVDIQENQGTYYIDIFKDHHLHQTTSMDIQCDINAKKDLVILISKDRLGEGCEELGKLLMKGYIYTLTEVTPLPKAILFLNSGVNLVVEGSEVIEHLRKLEANGVEILSCGTCLDYFKIKNKLVVGGISNMYTIVEKLNGAKNTLKL, from the coding sequence ATGTTTAAAGAAGTAGATGCAAGGGGTATGAACTGTCCGCTGCCAGTCATTAATACAAAAAAGGCTTTAGAGTCCATTGATACCGGTAAGATTACTACTATTGTTGATAATGAAGTAGCAAAGGAAAATATATCAAAATTAGCAAAAAGCTTAGATTTAAAGGTAGACATTCAAGAAAATCAAGGTACTTATTATATAGATATTTTTAAGGATCATCATCTTCATCAAACTACTTCTATGGACATACAATGCGATATAAATGCTAAAAAAGACTTAGTAATACTAATTTCTAAGGATCGTTTAGGAGAAGGCTGTGAAGAGTTAGGAAAGTTGTTAATGAAAGGCTATATTTATACACTAACAGAGGTAACCCCGCTGCCTAAGGCCATTTTATTTCTAAATAGTGGTGTTAACCTAGTAGTAGAAGGTTCTGAAGTAATAGAACACCTAAGAAAGCTAGAGGCTAACGGTGTAGAAATACTATCCTGTGGTACCTGCTTAGACTACTTTAAAATAAAAAACAAATTAGTAGTTGGTGGGATTAGCAATATGTATACAATTGTTGAGAAACTTAATGGTGCTAAAAATACACTGAAACTGTAG
- a CDS encoding PTS transporter subunit IIC has product MKINGEGASIREYFTKALNGMALGLFSSLIIGLILKQIGELVNIPILMSFGQMAQFLMGPAIGAGVAFAVGAPSLGIFASIATGAIGANTIFLTEAGAYSIRTGEPVGAFVAALIGAEVAKLIVGKTKVDIVLIPALTIIAGGLAGNFIGPAVAAIMTGLGQIINSLTVIHPIPMGILVSALMGMILTLPISSAALAISLGLDGLAAGAAVVGCATQMIGFGVASYKENGFGGFIAQGLGTSMLQVPNIIKNPLIWIPPTLASALLGPLATTLFSMENNSIGAGMGTSGLVGQFGTFAKMVTEQGNPSTTVLVKVIILHFILPAIVTLIIAKYMRKKGWIKLGDMKLNQ; this is encoded by the coding sequence ATGAAAATCAATGGTGAAGGAGCTTCTATAAGGGAGTATTTTACAAAAGCACTAAATGGTATGGCTTTAGGCCTGTTTTCTTCTCTGATTATTGGACTTATTCTAAAACAAATAGGCGAACTAGTAAATATTCCTATACTGATGTCTTTTGGACAGATGGCTCAATTCTTAATGGGACCTGCTATAGGTGCTGGAGTAGCTTTTGCAGTGGGAGCACCTTCTCTAGGAATTTTTGCTTCAATAGCTACGGGGGCTATAGGTGCAAATACCATATTTCTAACAGAGGCAGGAGCTTATAGCATAAGAACAGGGGAGCCAGTGGGAGCTTTTGTAGCAGCTTTAATAGGAGCAGAAGTAGCAAAATTGATCGTAGGGAAAACAAAGGTAGATATTGTCTTGATTCCTGCCCTTACCATTATAGCAGGAGGATTGGCAGGAAACTTTATAGGTCCTGCGGTAGCAGCTATTATGACAGGATTAGGACAGATTATCAACAGTCTTACAGTGATACATCCAATTCCTATGGGGATACTAGTATCAGCTTTAATGGGTATGATTCTGACCTTACCTATCAGTAGTGCTGCCCTAGCTATATCTTTAGGTTTAGATGGTTTAGCAGCAGGTGCTGCTGTAGTAGGCTGTGCTACTCAAATGATAGGATTTGGTGTAGCTAGTTATAAGGAAAATGGTTTTGGGGGATTTATTGCCCAAGGTTTAGGTACCAGTATGTTACAAGTACCTAATATTATAAAAAATCCTTTGATATGGATTCCTCCTACATTAGCAAGTGCTTTATTAGGACCTTTGGCCACCACATTATTTTCAATGGAAAACAATAGTATAGGGGCAGGTATGGGCACCAGTGGCTTAGTAGGACAGTTTGGCACCTTCGCAAAAATGGTTACAGAGCAAGGCAATCCCTCTACTACAGTCCTAGTAAAGGTAATAATTCTACACTTTATTCTCCCAGCAATAGTTACTCTCATTATTGCAAAATATATGAGAAAAAAAGGATGGATCAAATTGGGAGATATGAAACTAAATCAATAA
- a CDS encoding DUF3343 domain-containing protein translates to MKIQEMYVIVFESTHYAIAAEKLLKQKNYQFDTIPTPREITANCGLSIMFNENLGHIKKDIEESNIKIKGIYEIKKTAKEKKVTEIN, encoded by the coding sequence ATGAAGATTCAGGAAATGTATGTAATTGTATTTGAATCAACCCATTACGCCATAGCAGCAGAAAAACTTTTAAAACAAAAAAACTATCAGTTTGATACAATACCTACCCCTAGGGAGATTACCGCTAACTGTGGTTTATCTATTATGTTTAATGAAAATCTAGGTCATATAAAAAAAGACATAGAAGAAAGCAATATTAAAATAAAAGGTATTTATGAAATTAAAAAGACAGCTAAGGAAAAAAAAGTAACGGAAATTAACTAA
- the serS gene encoding serine--tRNA ligase yields the protein MLDIKRIRTDLDNIKTAMGRRGEKDFDLDEVVKLDEKRREILQQVEQMKNRQKTVSKEVPRLKKEGKDTTEIMNEMKELSNSIKEMDNEVKEVEDKITYLLLRIPNVPHPDVPQGDTDDDNIEVRQWGEIKNFDFEIKAHWDIGGNLDILDFETASKITGSRFTLYKGLGARLERALINFMLDLHTAEHGYTEVMPPFMVNRDSMTGTGQLPKFEEDVFKIPQKDFFLIPTAEVPVTNIHRDEILNEEELPVYYVAYTPCFRSEAGAAGRDTRGLIRQHQFNKVELVKFTKPEESYEELEKLTKNAEKVLQLLGIPYRVVKICTGDLGFTAAFKYDIEVWMPSYGRYVEISSCSNFEDFQARRANVRYRTKENKKVEFVHTLNGSGLAVGRTLAAILENFQQQDGSVIIPEALRGYMGNINKISK from the coding sequence ATGTTAGATATTAAAAGAATAAGAACGGATTTAGATAATATAAAGACAGCTATGGGTAGAAGAGGGGAAAAAGATTTTGACTTAGATGAAGTAGTGAAGTTGGATGAAAAGAGAAGAGAAATTTTACAGCAAGTAGAACAAATGAAAAATCGCCAAAAAACTGTTTCTAAGGAAGTACCGAGGCTTAAAAAAGAAGGTAAAGATACTACAGAAATTATGAACGAAATGAAGGAATTATCCAATAGTATCAAAGAAATGGATAACGAAGTAAAGGAAGTAGAGGACAAAATTACTTACTTGCTTTTAAGAATTCCGAATGTACCTCATCCTGATGTGCCTCAAGGGGATACAGATGATGATAATATAGAGGTAAGGCAATGGGGAGAAATTAAAAATTTTGACTTTGAAATCAAAGCTCATTGGGATATTGGAGGAAATTTAGACATATTGGACTTTGAAACAGCTTCTAAGATTACAGGCTCTAGATTTACTTTGTACAAGGGTTTAGGAGCAAGATTAGAAAGAGCATTGATTAACTTTATGTTAGATTTGCATACAGCAGAACACGGTTACACAGAAGTTATGCCTCCTTTTATGGTAAATAGAGATAGCATGACAGGAACTGGACAATTGCCAAAGTTTGAAGAGGATGTTTTTAAGATACCACAAAAAGATTTCTTTTTAATTCCTACAGCAGAAGTTCCAGTTACGAATATTCATAGAGATGAAATTTTAAATGAGGAGGAATTACCAGTATACTATGTAGCCTATACACCTTGTTTTCGTTCTGAGGCAGGGGCTGCTGGTAGAGATACAAGAGGTCTCATCAGACAACATCAGTTTAATAAAGTAGAGTTAGTAAAGTTTACAAAACCTGAAGAGTCCTATGAAGAATTAGAAAAATTAACAAAAAATGCAGAGAAAGTGCTGCAATTATTAGGAATACCTTATAGAGTGGTAAAAATTTGCACAGGAGACTTAGGTTTTACAGCTGCCTTTAAGTACGATATCGAAGTTTGGATGCCTAGTTATGGAAGATATGTAGAGATTTCTTCCTGTAGTAACTTTGAAGACTTTCAAGCAAGAAGAGCAAATGTTCGTTATAGAACAAAAGAGAATAAAAAAGTAGAATTTGTCCATACTTTAAATGGGTCTGGTTTAGCAGTTGGAAGAACCTTAGCAGCAATTTTAGAAAATTTCCAGCAGCAAGATGGAAGTGTAATTATACCAGAAGCGTTAAGAGGTTATATGGGAAACATCAATAAGATATCAAAATAA
- a CDS encoding DUF951 domain-containing protein, protein MDLKVGDLVELKKQHPCGSNNFEIVRTGADFRIKCTGCERQLWIPRSNLERRIKKIISKVD, encoded by the coding sequence ATGGATTTAAAAGTAGGAGATCTAGTTGAACTAAAAAAACAACATCCCTGTGGCAGTAACAATTTTGAAATTGTAAGAACAGGAGCAGACTTTAGAATTAAGTGTACGGGTTGTGAGAGACAGCTATGGATACCTAGATCAAATCTGGAGAGAAGAATTAAGAAAATTATAAGTAAAGTAGATTAA
- the rpsF gene encoding 30S ribosomal protein S6, translated as MNKYELLCIFAPNTEEEKRTQLLDKFKGIVETDGEVENIDEWGLRKLAYEIDKVKEGYYVLVNFATNPDVPKELDRNLKIADEVIRHMIIRIEE; from the coding sequence ATGAATAAATATGAGTTACTTTGTATTTTTGCACCAAATACAGAGGAAGAAAAAAGAACTCAGCTATTAGACAAGTTCAAAGGAATTGTTGAAACTGATGGTGAAGTTGAAAATATTGATGAGTGGGGATTAAGAAAATTAGCCTATGAAATCGATAAAGTAAAAGAAGGATACTATGTTTTAGTAAACTTTGCTACGAATCCTGATGTTCCAAAGGAACTTGATAGAAATCTAAAAATCGCTGATGAAGTAATTCGTCATATGATTATTAGAATAGAAGAATAA
- the nadB gene encoding L-aspartate oxidase — protein sequence MKDKSVIDGDVIVIGTGIAGLFTALNIDSRYKVILISKTTIEKNNSGLAQGGIAVSVNKDIHFEDTLKAGCYCNNQETLKILVEESSENIEKLIAYGVNFDRDDQGTLKFTREGGHRQNSILHVKDATGKEIIKILTEEVKKSTNIKIIENVFAIDLITEENRAKAVLCIDEAGNKMIYQGKAFVMATGGIGQIYKNTTNNTIATGDGIAMAHRASVKIRDMEFVQFHPTALYNLKEGQCFLISEAVRGEGAILRNLQGEAFMGNYHEMKDLAPRDIVARSIFTEMKKDHRPFVYLDITHQSEKFIKERFPTIYQHCLSQGIDMAKQYIPVVPVEHYVMGGIWTDIDGKTSMEGLYACGECACTGVHGSNRLASNSLLEGIVFGNRVATAISSYLLKYDISNKVLDDSIDFYSIEKEDKRDFSINIGKFIKKLKDIMQNQVSIIRSEAELKKAFIEITIMKESLRKNQQETIAYYELNNMLTVALLIIKAATKRKESMGAHYLVS from the coding sequence ATGAAGGATAAATCTGTTATTGATGGTGACGTCATTGTTATAGGCACAGGTATTGCAGGACTGTTTACAGCATTAAATATCGATTCTAGGTATAAAGTGATTTTAATAAGCAAAACAACAATAGAGAAAAACAATAGTGGACTAGCTCAAGGAGGCATAGCTGTTTCTGTAAATAAGGATATCCACTTTGAGGATACTTTAAAGGCAGGCTGTTATTGTAACAATCAAGAAACTTTAAAAATACTTGTTGAGGAATCTAGTGAAAATATTGAAAAATTAATCGCTTATGGTGTAAATTTTGATAGAGACGATCAAGGTACATTAAAATTTACCAGAGAGGGAGGACATAGGCAAAATAGTATTCTTCATGTAAAGGATGCTACAGGGAAGGAAATTATTAAAATATTAACTGAAGAAGTAAAAAAATCTACCAATATAAAAATTATAGAGAATGTTTTTGCAATAGATCTTATAACAGAAGAAAACAGAGCAAAGGCAGTTTTATGTATAGATGAAGCTGGCAATAAGATGATTTATCAAGGAAAAGCATTTGTAATGGCAACAGGGGGTATCGGTCAAATTTATAAAAATACAACCAATAATACTATAGCTACTGGCGATGGTATTGCTATGGCTCATAGAGCTTCAGTGAAGATAAGAGATATGGAATTTGTGCAATTTCACCCTACAGCCCTATATAATCTAAAGGAAGGGCAATGTTTTTTAATCTCTGAAGCTGTAAGAGGAGAAGGTGCTATTCTTAGAAATCTTCAAGGGGAAGCTTTTATGGGGAACTATCATGAAATGAAAGATTTAGCTCCTAGAGATATTGTAGCAAGATCTATTTTTACTGAAATGAAGAAGGATCATCGTCCTTTTGTTTACTTAGATATTACCCATCAGTCTGAAAAATTTATTAAAGAGAGGTTTCCAACAATTTATCAGCATTGCCTTTCACAAGGAATAGACATGGCGAAACAGTATATTCCGGTAGTACCAGTAGAGCATTATGTTATGGGGGGAATATGGACAGATATAGATGGTAAAACAAGTATGGAGGGACTATATGCCTGTGGAGAATGTGCCTGTACGGGTGTTCACGGTAGTAACAGATTGGCTAGTAATTCTCTTTTAGAAGGGATTGTGTTTGGAAACAGGGTGGCTACAGCGATTAGCAGTTATCTTCTTAAATATGACATAAGCAATAAGGTCCTTGATGATTCTATAGATTTTTACTCTATAGAAAAAGAAGATAAAAGAGATTTCTCAATAAATATAGGGAAATTTATAAAAAAATTAAAAGATATTATGCAAAATCAGGTTTCCATTATAAGAAGTGAAGCAGAATTGAAAAAAGCCTTTATAGAAATAACAATAATGAAGGAGTCTTTGAGGAAAAATCAACAAGAAACTATTGCTTATTATGAATTAAACAATATGCTGACGGTAGCACTATTGATTATAAAAGCTGCTACGAAAAGAAAGGAAAGTATGGGTGCTCACTATCTTGTAAGCTAA
- a CDS encoding mechanosensitive ion channel family protein has translation MFLLVHRIETSLRETFEFLRNPEQLTKFLGLFLNIIFTLIIAKISIKIIHSIVNKFFQSQKNLKLKVDAARMETLKGLIKSMVKYIIYFIAFTSIIKSFGVEVGALIATAGIGGLAFGFGAQNLVRDIITGFFILFEDQFSVGDYVDVDGIGGIIEEMALRVTKIRDFNGDLHIVPNGEIKKVTNKSTGKMRAWVNMSIAYEEDIDHAIKILNEASETLKNENSNIIEGPTVLGVTDLGDSEVVISVIAKTVPMEQWATERLMRKTFKQAFDKHGIEIPYPRRVVINKTP, from the coding sequence ATGTTTTTACTTGTTCATCGTATTGAAACCTCTTTAAGAGAAACCTTTGAGTTCTTAAGAAACCCAGAACAGCTTACAAAATTTTTAGGACTTTTTTTAAATATTATATTTACTTTAATAATAGCTAAAATAAGTATAAAAATAATACATTCTATTGTAAATAAGTTTTTTCAATCTCAAAAAAATCTAAAGCTTAAAGTTGATGCTGCTCGTATGGAAACGCTGAAGGGTTTAATAAAGAGTATGGTGAAGTATATCATTTATTTTATAGCTTTTACCTCTATCATAAAATCCTTTGGCGTAGAGGTTGGAGCATTAATTGCTACTGCCGGGATTGGAGGCTTAGCTTTTGGTTTTGGTGCTCAGAATTTAGTTCGTGATATAATCACAGGCTTCTTTATTTTATTTGAAGATCAGTTTTCTGTAGGAGATTATGTAGATGTAGATGGTATTGGAGGAATTATAGAGGAGATGGCCCTAAGGGTTACAAAAATACGAGATTTTAATGGAGATTTACACATCGTCCCCAATGGAGAGATTAAAAAAGTAACAAATAAAAGCACTGGAAAAATGAGGGCATGGGTAAATATGTCTATTGCTTATGAAGAAGATATAGATCATGCTATAAAAATATTAAATGAAGCTAGCGAAACTTTAAAAAATGAAAACTCTAACATCATAGAAGGACCTACAGTATTGGGAGTAACAGATTTAGGTGATTCAGAGGTAGTTATATCAGTGATTGCTAAAACTGTGCCTATGGAACAGTGGGCTACAGAGAGATTGATGCGAAAAACTTTTAAGCAAGCTTTTGATAAGCATGGTATAGAGATTCCTTATCCTAGAAGGGTTGTTATAAATAAAACACCATAA
- a CDS encoding UPF0182 family protein, with amino-acid sequence MKKSKKILMVSIIGAIFIFAGFFNEIINFIADYQWFSELGYNEVFLTKLKTQFQLGIPIFLISTLFYYVYLIILKKGYYKKTQAYEVGISEKTVNQIIVIPSVLLGFITATSIAGKLWIRLLMYFHAEGFDIVDPIFNKDVSFYIFKLPVIQQLLSTFIGLLVALVFVTFAFYALMLFIKKPTYYDSEEEIKWNKSVLKNFTDLGIKQLTLIGVVFFMILAANHYLAAYNLLYSSTGAVYGAGYTDIHVSLILYRVQMVISLLSAAALVFGYFKRSWKKALLVPAALIVVTILGNVVALGVEKLVVEPNVIAKETPYIRNNIEYTRKAYGLQDVTVREFNVKNNLTLEDLKNNQETIENIRINDYRPTIESYNQLQAIRPYYRFLDVDIDRYMINGEYKQVFLAPRELDQSRLSENARTWINQHLKYTHGYGIALSPVNAVTTEGQPELLIRNIPPVSSIDIDIERPEIYFGELTNEYIIINTKEKEFDYPLGGDANAETMYEGTAGISLGGLNRLLYTLHERSLKILISNSITSESRIIRDRNILDRVNKIAPFIHYDEDPYIVISEGRLYWIIDGYTITNNYPYATPYMAGRNNYIRNSVKVVIDAYNGDTNYYISDNDDPVIRTYRNIFPQLFKDFEEMPEGLKSHIRYPQVLFDIQAEVYELYHVTNPSIFYTEEDVWNIAQEKYAGGQQNVESQYMIMKLPGKEKEEFVLSVPYTPNRMPNMTAILKARNDGENYGELILYRLPKDQNIYGPMQIENRIDGDSQISQNLTLWGEGGSSVIRGNLLVIPIEESLLYVEPLYIRASSQNSLPEVKKVIVAYRDQIVMEKTLELALEKIFGATTPSEVPAETPSETPQTPRDDTDVQSLIQRANRAFENANRSSQEGNWAEYGRYIKELEEILKQMNTENSN; translated from the coding sequence TTGAAAAAAAGTAAGAAAATCTTGATGGTTTCAATTATTGGAGCTATTTTTATTTTTGCTGGATTTTTCAACGAAATAATCAACTTTATTGCAGATTATCAATGGTTTAGTGAACTAGGTTATAACGAAGTCTTTTTAACAAAACTTAAAACACAGTTTCAGCTAGGTATTCCTATATTTCTTATTTCTACGCTTTTTTATTATGTTTATTTAATCATCTTAAAGAAGGGTTATTACAAAAAAACACAGGCTTACGAAGTAGGTATAAGTGAAAAAACAGTAAATCAGATTATAGTAATTCCGTCAGTGTTATTAGGTTTTATTACCGCTACTTCAATAGCTGGTAAGTTATGGATACGTCTTTTGATGTATTTTCATGCAGAGGGATTTGATATAGTGGATCCTATATTTAATAAAGATGTTTCTTTTTATATATTTAAATTACCAGTAATACAGCAGTTGTTAAGCACTTTTATAGGGCTATTGGTAGCTTTGGTTTTTGTCACCTTTGCTTTCTATGCTCTTATGCTTTTTATAAAAAAGCCTACCTATTATGATTCAGAAGAAGAAATCAAATGGAACAAAAGTGTTTTGAAAAATTTTACGGATTTGGGAATCAAACAACTGACCTTGATTGGTGTTGTGTTCTTTATGATTTTAGCAGCAAATCATTATCTAGCAGCCTATAACTTATTGTATTCTTCGACAGGGGCTGTTTATGGGGCAGGGTATACGGATATTCATGTTAGTTTGATTTTGTATAGAGTACAGATGGTGATTTCTTTATTATCAGCAGCAGCATTGGTTTTTGGTTATTTTAAAAGATCGTGGAAAAAAGCACTGTTGGTGCCTGCTGCTTTAATTGTTGTCACTATTTTAGGGAATGTAGTAGCATTAGGTGTAGAAAAATTGGTGGTAGAACCTAATGTTATAGCAAAAGAAACTCCTTATATACGAAATAATATAGAATATACAAGAAAAGCCTATGGTCTTCAGGATGTTACTGTTAGAGAGTTTAATGTAAAAAATAATTTAACATTAGAAGATTTGAAAAACAATCAAGAAACCATTGAAAATATAAGAATCAATGACTACAGACCTACTATAGAATCCTATAATCAACTACAAGCCATAAGACCCTATTATCGCTTTTTAGATGTAGATATTGATCGATATATGATTAATGGAGAGTATAAGCAGGTTTTCTTAGCACCTAGAGAACTGGACCAAAGCAGGTTAAGTGAGAACGCAAGAACATGGATAAATCAGCACTTAAAATATACCCATGGTTATGGTATAGCATTATCTCCTGTAAATGCTGTTACTACTGAGGGACAGCCAGAACTTTTGATTAGAAATATACCTCCTGTAAGCAGTATAGATATCGACATAGAAAGACCAGAAATTTACTTTGGAGAACTAACAAATGAATATATTATTATAAATACAAAGGAAAAAGAGTTTGACTATCCACTAGGAGGAGATGCAAATGCAGAGACAATGTATGAAGGAACTGCTGGAATTTCTTTAGGTGGTCTCAATAGATTGTTATACACTCTGCATGAAAGAAGTCTAAAAATACTGATTTCCAACAGCATTACATCAGAAAGTAGAATTATAAGAGATAGAAATATTTTAGATAGAGTAAATAAAATAGCTCCCTTTATTCACTATGATGAAGATCCTTATATTGTAATAAGCGAAGGAAGACTTTATTGGATCATAGATGGTTATACCATTACAAATAATTATCCCTACGCCACACCTTATATGGCAGGAAGAAATAATTATATTAGAAATTCTGTAAAGGTAGTAATTGATGCTTATAATGGGGACACAAACTATTATATTTCCGACAACGATGATCCTGTTATTAGAACCTATAGAAATATTTTCCCACAGTTATTTAAAGACTTTGAAGAAATGCCAGAAGGCCTAAAAAGCCATATTCGTTATCCTCAAGTATTATTTGATATTCAGGCAGAGGTGTATGAACTTTACCATGTCACCAACCCCTCCATCTTCTATACAGAAGAAGATGTTTGGAATATAGCACAAGAAAAGTATGCGGGGGGACAACAAAATGTAGAATCTCAGTATATGATCATGAAATTGCCGGGAAAAGAAAAGGAAGAATTTGTTCTATCGGTTCCTTATACTCCTAATAGAATGCCAAATATGACAGCTATATTAAAAGCTAGAAATGATGGAGAGAACTATGGAGAACTTATTCTTTATCGATTACCAAAGGATCAAAATATCTACGGACCTATGCAAATAGAAAATAGGATTGATGGAGACTCACAAATATCTCAAAATCTAACCTTATGGGGAGAAGGAGGGTCTTCCGTGATTAGAGGAAACCTTTTGGTCATCCCTATAGAAGAGTCTTTACTTTATGTGGAACCTCTTTATATAAGGGCTTCTAGCCAAAACAGTCTTCCAGAGGTGAAAAAGGTTATTGTAGCCTATAGAGATCAAATTGTTATGGAAAAAACCTTAGAACTTGCTTTAGAAAAGATATTTGGAGCAACTACGCCATCAGAAGTACCAGCAGAGACACCATCAGAAACGCCACAAACTCCAAGAGATGATACTGATGTACAAAGTCTTATCCAAAGGGCTAATAGAGCATTTGAAAATGCTAATCGCTCTTCTCAAGAAGGAAACTGGGCTGAGTATGGAAGGTATATTAAAGAGCTAGAAGAAATTTTAAAACAAATGAATACTGAGAATAGTAATTAA
- the nadC gene encoding carboxylating nicotinate-nucleotide diphosphorylase → MLYNKFLIEKIIKNALIEDINYIDLTTDILLEEDQMGRAIMIAKEEGVIAGISVVEMVFGLIDSMMEVIPVKKDGDFVAEGEKLIEIGGKIKNLLKGERIALNFLQRMSGIATKSRRYSELVKDYDVKVVDTRKTTPGLRILEKYAVRVGGCHNHRFNLSDAVLIKDNHIKAVGSITRAIDQCRKNVSHTVKIEVEVETIQQLKEALEAKADIIMLDNMSIETMKEAVAITNKSAILEASGNITKEKLLKIAEIGVDIISVGELTHSTKAMDISMNLVNEG, encoded by the coding sequence ATATTGTATAATAAGTTTTTAATAGAAAAAATCATAAAAAATGCATTGATAGAAGATATAAATTATATAGACTTAACAACAGACATTTTATTAGAAGAAGATCAGATGGGAAGGGCTATAATGATAGCCAAAGAAGAAGGTGTTATAGCAGGAATTTCAGTAGTAGAAATGGTGTTTGGATTAATTGATTCTATGATGGAAGTAATACCAGTGAAAAAAGATGGAGATTTTGTAGCAGAAGGAGAAAAGCTTATTGAAATAGGGGGTAAAATAAAAAATCTATTAAAGGGAGAAAGAATAGCTTTAAACTTTTTGCAGAGAATGTCAGGAATTGCAACAAAATCTAGGAGATACAGTGAGCTTGTCAAAGATTATGATGTAAAAGTTGTGGATACAAGAAAAACGACACCAGGGCTTAGGATTTTAGAAAAGTATGCCGTTAGAGTAGGGGGATGTCATAACCATCGCTTTAACTTATCAGATGCAGTATTAATCAAGGACAACCACATTAAGGCAGTAGGTAGTATTACAAGAGCAATAGACCAGTGTAGAAAAAATGTTTCTCACACTGTAAAAATAGAGGTAGAGGTAGAAACAATTCAACAATTAAAGGAAGCTTTAGAGGCAAAAGCAGATATTATTATGCTGGATAATATGAGTATAGAAACCATGAAGGAAGCTGTAGCTATAACCAATAAGTCAGCTATTTTAGAAGCTTCCGGCAATATCACAAAGGAAAAATTACTAAAAATTGCTGAAATAGGAGTAGATATTATATCGGTAGGAGAATTAACTCACTCCACAAAAGCTATGGATATAAGTATGAATCTAGTTAATGAGGGGTAA
- a CDS encoding single-stranded DNA-binding protein has product MNSVVLIGRLARDPELRFTASGKAVATFSIAVNRPFSKTNEADFFNIVVWGKTAENCANYLAKGRLVGIEGRLQSRSYENQAGEKKYVTEVVANQVEFLEWGNKENKTNNNSSSDRTDEFGSVDIDLDDFQAIDEEDGVPF; this is encoded by the coding sequence ATGAATAGTGTTGTTTTAATTGGACGCCTTGCAAGAGACCCAGAATTACGTTTTACTGCAAGCGGAAAAGCTGTAGCCACCTTTAGTATTGCAGTGAATAGACCTTTTTCAAAAACAAACGAAGCAGATTTTTTTAACATAGTAGTATGGGGAAAAACTGCGGAAAACTGTGCAAATTACTTAGCTAAAGGAAGATTAGTAGGGATTGAAGGTAGACTCCAATCTAGATCTTATGAAAACCAAGCTGGTGAGAAAAAGTATGTTACAGAAGTTGTAGCAAACCAAGTAGAGTTTTTGGAATGGGGAAATAAAGAAAACAAGACGAATAATAACAGTTCATCTGATAGAACAGATGAGTTTGGAAGTGTAGATATAGATTTAGATGATTTTCAAGCTATTGATGAAGAAGATGGCGTTCCATTCTAA